A genomic window from Silene latifolia isolate original U9 population chromosome Y, ASM4854445v1, whole genome shotgun sequence includes:
- the LOC141629787 gene encoding uncharacterized protein LOC141629787, whose protein sequence is MNACHILLGRPWQFDRKVEHDGRSNVYSVMKGNVKYNLKPMSPNKIKESKITKGSMFMEAPEVEEVLARGERTYVLVVRELGSVGVSDNRGVQGLLEEFRDVFPDELPDGLPPLRGIEHQIDLIPGAALPIKPAYRCNPEEAKELQRQVQELIDRGYVQESLSPCAVPALLVPKKEGTW, encoded by the coding sequence ATGAATGCATGCCACATTCTGTTGGGTAGACCTTGGCAATTCGATAGGAAGGTTGAACATGACGGGAGATCCAATGTGTATAGCGTGATGAAGGGTAACGTGAAGTATAATCTGAAACCTATGTCACCTAATAAGATTAAAGAGTCTAAAATAACGAAAGGGAGTATGTTTATGGAAGCTCCGGAGGTTGAGGAGGTTTTAGCTCGTGGAGAACGAACCTATGTACTGGTGGTTCGTGAATTGGGGTCCGTTGGTGTGAGTGATAACCGTGGGGTACAGGGGCTGTTAGAAGAGTTTCGGGATGTGTTTCCAGATGAATTACCAGATGGGTTGCCTCCTTTACGTGGTATTGAACACCAAATAGATCTGATTCCAGGGGCGGCATTGCCTATTAAGCCGGCATATCGTTGTAATCCAGAGGAAGCAAAGGAGTTACAGAGACAAGTCCAAGAATTGATAGATAGGGGATATGTTCAAGAGAGCTTAAGTCCGTGTGCGGTGCCTGCGTTATTAGTGCCAAAAAAGGAAGGGACTTGGTGA